In Arthrobacter sp. UKPF54-2, the following are encoded in one genomic region:
- a CDS encoding DUF445 domain-containing protein, with the protein MQVNTERPARPAVPAAGAGHRLSAGDAGKAAALRKMKLLAVSLLIGMAVIFVVAFALQKQYPWLEYVRAAAEGGMVGALADWFAVTALFKYPLGLKIPHTAIIPRRKDQIGASLGEFVETNFLSEQVVKEKLASVDVARKVGAWLSGPGGAERVAKEGAAVIRGAFTVLNDDDVQAVIEGMVRRHLLAPPWGPPVGRLAERVFEDGHHHALVDLLVDRTVDWVRDNHETVNRLVTDRSPAWVPTFVDGLVGDKVYVEILKFTHAVQADPQHQVRLSIDKYLKELAQDLQHDPVMIARAEGVKAQVLGDPEVRELASRTWGTVKAALLAAVDDPHSELTVRFKAAVHDFGTRLVVDPELAGKVNTWIGDAAGYLVNNYRADIAGVITDTVARWDAQETSEKIELQVGKDLQFIRINGTVVGALAGLAIFTAAHLVFG; encoded by the coding sequence ATGCAGGTGAACACTGAACGACCCGCCCGCCCCGCCGTCCCTGCGGCCGGGGCCGGACACCGGCTCTCCGCCGGGGACGCTGGAAAGGCTGCGGCGCTCCGGAAGATGAAGCTGCTGGCGGTGTCGCTGCTGATCGGCATGGCGGTCATTTTTGTGGTGGCCTTCGCCCTGCAGAAGCAGTACCCGTGGCTCGAGTACGTCCGGGCCGCGGCCGAGGGCGGTATGGTGGGCGCCCTCGCGGACTGGTTCGCCGTCACGGCTCTGTTCAAGTACCCGCTGGGCCTGAAGATCCCGCACACCGCGATCATCCCCCGGCGGAAGGACCAGATCGGGGCGTCACTGGGCGAATTCGTGGAAACCAACTTCCTCTCCGAGCAGGTGGTGAAGGAGAAGCTGGCCAGCGTGGACGTCGCGCGGAAGGTCGGCGCCTGGCTCTCCGGCCCTGGCGGCGCGGAGCGGGTGGCCAAGGAGGGCGCCGCCGTGATCCGCGGCGCGTTCACGGTGCTCAACGACGACGACGTCCAGGCCGTCATCGAGGGCATGGTCCGCCGGCACCTGCTGGCTCCGCCGTGGGGACCGCCGGTGGGCCGGCTCGCCGAGCGGGTGTTCGAGGACGGCCACCACCACGCGCTCGTGGACCTGCTGGTGGACCGCACCGTGGACTGGGTCCGGGACAACCACGAGACGGTCAACCGGCTGGTCACAGACCGTTCCCCCGCCTGGGTGCCCACCTTCGTGGACGGCCTGGTGGGCGACAAGGTCTATGTGGAGATCCTGAAGTTCACCCACGCGGTGCAGGCCGATCCGCAGCACCAGGTCCGGCTTTCGATCGACAAGTACCTGAAAGAACTGGCCCAGGACCTGCAGCACGACCCGGTCATGATCGCCCGCGCCGAAGGCGTCAAGGCGCAGGTGCTCGGCGACCCGGAGGTCCGCGAACTCGCCTCCCGCACGTGGGGCACGGTCAAAGCCGCGCTGCTGGCCGCCGTCGACGATCCGCACAGCGAGCTGACCGTCCGCTTCAAGGCCGCCGTGCACGACTTCGGCACCCGGCTGGTGGTCGACCCGGAACTGGCCGGCAAGGTGAACACCTGGATCGGCGACGCCGCGGGGTACCTCGTGAACAACTACCGGGCGGACATCGCCGGTGTGATCACCGATACCGTGGCCCGCTGGGACGCCCAGGAGACCTCGGAGAAGATCGAACTCCAGGTGGGCAAGGACCTGCAGTTCATCCGGATCAACGGCACCGTGGTGGGGGCGCTGGCCGGGCTCGCCATCTTCACCGCCGCGCACCTGGTCTTCGGCTGA
- a CDS encoding nitrate/nitrite transporter, which yields MAGATPSAAAPGGRTLNLVLATAASVAGFWAWNSVATLGAFYTQNLQLNPATTGILVAMPVFVGSLGRIVVGALTDKYGGRAMFSFVLLAAIVPILLVALGGTLRSFALVLGAGLLLGVAGTVFAVGIPFVSAWYEPSRRGFATGVFGAGMGGTALAAFLNPRLVAWIGYFPTHLLIAAVLAVMATLVWFLMKESPGWSRNNAPVLPKLLDAARTPVTWKMCFLYAVVFGGFVSFATYLPTYLRDVYSFDPSAAGARTAGFALAAVLARPLGGVLADRFGPKPVVVVSLAGVAVLAWVVNLQPDGDVPAGLTFVAMAAALGLGTGGVFAWVGVLAPAGKVGSISGVVSAAGGLGGYFPPLVMGATYDAATHSYSIGLLLLVVTALAALAFTVFALHGRSRAKVAPA from the coding sequence ATGGCCGGAGCTACCCCGTCCGCAGCCGCCCCGGGCGGCCGGACGCTCAACCTGGTGCTCGCCACCGCCGCCTCCGTGGCGGGTTTCTGGGCATGGAATTCGGTGGCCACACTGGGGGCCTTCTACACCCAGAACCTCCAGCTCAACCCCGCCACCACGGGCATCCTCGTCGCGATGCCGGTGTTCGTCGGCTCGCTGGGGAGGATCGTCGTCGGCGCCCTGACGGACAAGTACGGCGGCCGCGCCATGTTCAGCTTCGTCCTGCTGGCGGCCATTGTCCCGATCCTGCTGGTGGCACTTGGCGGCACCCTCCGGTCCTTCGCGCTGGTGCTCGGCGCCGGGCTGCTTCTCGGTGTGGCCGGAACTGTCTTCGCCGTCGGCATCCCCTTCGTCAGTGCCTGGTACGAACCGTCACGGCGCGGCTTCGCCACCGGGGTGTTCGGCGCAGGGATGGGCGGCACCGCCCTGGCGGCGTTCCTGAACCCGCGGCTGGTCGCCTGGATCGGGTACTTCCCCACGCACCTGCTGATCGCGGCGGTCCTGGCCGTGATGGCCACGCTGGTCTGGTTCCTGATGAAGGAATCGCCCGGCTGGAGCCGGAACAACGCCCCGGTGCTGCCCAAGCTGCTCGACGCCGCCAGGACCCCGGTGACCTGGAAGATGTGCTTCCTCTACGCCGTCGTCTTCGGCGGATTCGTGTCCTTCGCCACCTACCTGCCCACCTACCTGCGCGATGTCTACAGTTTCGATCCCAGCGCCGCGGGTGCCCGCACCGCCGGGTTTGCGCTGGCCGCGGTGCTCGCGCGCCCGCTGGGCGGCGTCCTCGCGGACCGGTTCGGCCCCAAGCCCGTGGTGGTGGTCTCTCTCGCCGGCGTCGCCGTCCTGGCCTGGGTGGTGAACCTGCAGCCCGACGGCGACGTGCCTGCCGGCCTGACGTTCGTCGCCATGGCGGCGGCCCTGGGCCTGGGCACCGGCGGCGTCTTCGCCTGGGTCGGGGTGCTCGCCCCGGCGGGCAAGGTCGGCAGCATCAGCGGAGTGGTCAGCGCCGCCGGCGGCCTGGGCGGCTACTTCCCGCCGCTGGTCATGGGCGCCACCTACGACGCCGCGACGCACAGCTATTCGATCGGGCTGCTTTTGCTAGTGGTCACGGCGCTCGCGGCGCTGGCATTTACGGTGTTCGCCCTGCACGGCCGGTCCCGGGCGAAAGTCGCGCCCGCCTGA
- the narI gene encoding respiratory nitrate reductase subunit gamma, giving the protein MLALGAEPGATAGLTALDIVLWGVLPYVMVVILVGGLVWRYKYDQFGWTTRSSQLYESRLLRIASPLFHFGLLAVIAGHFFGLVIPMAWTQAVGMSQEFYHFNALAVGGIAGVGTLGGILLLIYRRRTTGPIFMATTKNDKTMYVVLAAAIVFGLWTTLASVFEGEHGHNYRETVAPWFRSLFILQPDIAAMAAAPFSFHLHTLVGMALFVIWPFTRLVHAFTAPFHYLFRPYIVYRSRDRDRDRGRGGASAGAPARPSTPAARRGWSAVGTRDRDTRNR; this is encoded by the coding sequence ATGCTTGCACTCGGAGCCGAACCCGGAGCAACCGCCGGACTCACCGCCCTGGACATCGTGCTCTGGGGCGTCCTGCCCTACGTCATGGTCGTTATCCTGGTGGGCGGGCTGGTCTGGCGGTACAAATACGACCAGTTCGGCTGGACCACACGGTCCTCCCAGCTCTACGAATCCCGTCTGCTGCGGATCGCCTCGCCGCTGTTCCACTTCGGCCTGCTCGCCGTGATCGCCGGGCACTTCTTCGGCTTGGTCATCCCGATGGCGTGGACCCAGGCCGTGGGCATGAGCCAGGAGTTCTACCATTTCAATGCCCTGGCCGTGGGCGGGATCGCCGGGGTGGGGACCCTCGGCGGGATCCTCCTGCTGATCTACCGGCGCCGCACCACCGGGCCGATCTTCATGGCCACCACCAAGAACGACAAGACCATGTACGTGGTACTCGCAGCGGCGATTGTGTTTGGCCTGTGGACCACCCTGGCCAGCGTTTTCGAGGGGGAACACGGGCACAACTACCGCGAGACGGTGGCCCCGTGGTTCCGCTCGCTGTTCATCCTCCAGCCGGACATCGCGGCGATGGCGGCGGCGCCGTTCTCCTTCCACCTGCACACCCTGGTGGGCATGGCGCTGTTTGTGATCTGGCCGTTCACCCGGCTGGTCCACGCCTTCACGGCCCCGTTCCATTACCTCTTCCGGCCCTACATCGTGTACCGCTCCCGTGACCGTGACCGTGACCGCGGCCGCGGCGGGGCCAGCGCCGGTGCCCCCGCGCGGCCTTCCACCCCCGCCGCCCGCCGTGGCTGGTCCGCCGTCGGCACCCGAGACCGGGACACCCGGAACCGGTGA
- the narJ gene encoding nitrate reductase molybdenum cofactor assembly chaperone: MSRRDQVLYLAAAWCLSYPDEDLLGKVPLMRAALAEFPHAVADFKEVLDALETTPLMENQVSYVREFDLGKRHALHLSYWTDGDTRRRGEVLGNFKKTYRQSDILVDTHGELPDYLPMVLEYAAVVDLAAGRGLLIRFRASLEMLRFGLLRDGLPHARILQAICATLPGKSPADEQAVMRMAGYGPPTEAVGLDPYDPRLLPVKGA; encoded by the coding sequence ATGAGCCGCCGCGACCAGGTGCTGTACCTCGCCGCAGCGTGGTGCCTGTCCTACCCGGACGAGGACCTGCTCGGCAAGGTCCCCCTGATGCGGGCCGCGCTCGCGGAGTTCCCGCACGCCGTCGCCGACTTCAAAGAGGTGCTGGACGCACTGGAGACCACGCCGCTGATGGAGAACCAGGTCAGCTACGTGCGCGAGTTCGACCTTGGCAAACGCCACGCCCTGCACCTGTCCTACTGGACGGACGGGGACACCCGGCGCCGCGGCGAGGTCCTGGGCAACTTCAAGAAGACGTACCGGCAGAGCGACATCCTGGTGGACACCCACGGCGAACTGCCGGATTACCTTCCGATGGTCCTCGAATACGCTGCGGTGGTGGACCTGGCTGCCGGCCGCGGGCTGCTGATCCGCTTCCGGGCGAGCCTGGAGATGCTCCGTTTCGGGCTGCTCCGGGACGGGCTTCCGCACGCCCGGATCCTGCAGGCCATTTGCGCCACCCTGCCCGGGAAATCCCCGGCGGACGAGCAGGCCGTCATGCGGATGGCCGGCTACGGACCGCCCACCGAAGCGGTGGGCCTGGACCCCTACGACCCGCGCCTGCTGCCCGTGAAGGGGGCCTGA